One region of Polynucleobacter sp. MWH-Aus1W21 genomic DNA includes:
- the pstS gene encoding phosphate ABC transporter substrate-binding protein PstS, which produces MKSFLKKALVIGAISLAPAAFAADITGAGATFPYPIYAKWAEAYKAKTGSNMNYQSIGSSGGIKQIKAKTVDFGATDNPVKFDDLEKDGLVQFPAIIGGVVPVINVEGVKPYELKLSPDTLSDIFQGVITNWNDKRIVLNNPGMKMPDLPITVVHRADGSGTTAIFTNYLAKVSQNWKDAVGEGAAVKWPAASSVGGKGNEGVAANVSRVKGAIGYVEYAYAKKNKMTSVSLKNKDGQFVQPDDVTFAAAAAGTDWSKIPGMGTFITNAPGAKSWPITGASFILVYKNPENKANAAEVLKFFDFAFKDGKKMAEELDYVPMPDVTTDFIRKNVFTKVVTK; this is translated from the coding sequence ATGAAATCTTTTCTAAAAAAAGCCCTCGTAATAGGTGCCATTTCACTTGCTCCAGCAGCATTTGCGGCGGATATCACCGGTGCCGGCGCTACTTTCCCATACCCAATTTACGCTAAATGGGCAGAGGCTTATAAAGCTAAAACTGGTTCGAATATGAATTACCAGTCCATTGGGTCTTCCGGCGGCATTAAACAGATCAAAGCCAAAACAGTGGATTTTGGCGCTACTGATAACCCAGTCAAATTTGATGACTTAGAAAAAGATGGTTTAGTTCAATTCCCGGCGATTATTGGTGGTGTAGTGCCAGTAATTAACGTAGAGGGTGTTAAGCCATATGAGTTGAAGTTATCCCCAGATACCTTATCCGATATTTTTCAGGGTGTTATTACAAACTGGAACGATAAGCGAATTGTGCTGAACAACCCTGGCATGAAGATGCCTGATTTGCCAATTACCGTTGTGCATCGTGCCGATGGTTCTGGAACTACAGCTATTTTTACAAACTACTTGGCTAAGGTTAGCCAAAACTGGAAAGATGCTGTTGGTGAGGGTGCCGCAGTTAAATGGCCTGCAGCCTCATCTGTTGGCGGTAAGGGCAATGAAGGTGTTGCTGCAAACGTATCGCGCGTTAAAGGTGCAATTGGTTACGTTGAATATGCATATGCCAAGAAAAATAAAATGACTAGCGTTTCTTTGAAGAATAAAGACGGTCAATTTGTTCAGCCTGACGACGTTACTTTTGCCGCAGCTGCTGCTGGTACAGACTGGTCTAAGATTCCTGGTATGGGCACATTTATAACTAATGCCCCTGGTGCTAAATCATGGCCTATCACTGGCGCATCTTTTATCTTGGTTTACAAGAATCCAGAAAATAAAGCAAATGCAGCTGAAGTATTAAAGTTCTTCGACTTTGCCTTCAAGGATGGCAAAAAAATGGCCGAAGAATTGGATTACGTGCCAATGCCTGATGTGACTACTGATTTCATCCGCAAGAATGTATTTACAAAGGTGGTAACCAAGTAA
- a CDS encoding integrase arm-type DNA-binding domain-containing protein, producing the protein MKTVLTDAFIKNIKHAGRYTDAATSGLNFNVKSNGGGYWVFRYLFGKKRCDLSLGAYPLISLKEARKRAVTARNELLHGNKPKAYWRAEIAEKASNRPLFGDYAKQCIETKKAEWQNPKHVDQWFNTIEQYANPIIGKKHLDEIDTQDILDILIPIWYSKTETAARLRGRIEWILASATTRNLRTGFNPAAWRGHLETILPKPTRITPVKHHPALPYKEIPSFIDTLHERDGVAALALEFLILNANRSGEVLNGLRSEVTNEGLWVIPAKRMKAKREHRVPLGKRSLEILAMAKYLDPDSKYLFSKNCKPLSNMAMAMLARKIKPSITIHGFRSSFRDWVSEETTHSPEVAEKALAHAVANQVEAAYRRGDLLEHRKRLMKDWQDYCLTGLWGNVVQLEPERKAA; encoded by the coding sequence ATGAAAACAGTTTTGACAGATGCATTCATTAAAAACATAAAACATGCTGGTCGCTATACAGATGCTGCAACTAGTGGTCTTAATTTCAACGTAAAGAGTAATGGAGGTGGTTACTGGGTTTTCAGATACCTCTTTGGAAAAAAGCGATGCGATCTCTCCCTAGGGGCATATCCATTAATTAGCCTAAAAGAGGCTCGTAAAAGAGCCGTCACCGCTCGAAATGAGTTACTGCATGGAAATAAGCCAAAGGCTTATTGGAGGGCCGAAATTGCCGAAAAAGCTTCTAATCGGCCGTTGTTTGGAGATTATGCAAAACAATGTATTGAAACAAAAAAGGCCGAATGGCAAAACCCAAAGCATGTGGACCAATGGTTCAACACTATTGAGCAATATGCCAATCCAATAATTGGCAAAAAACATCTTGATGAAATTGATACCCAAGACATTTTAGATATTCTCATCCCCATTTGGTATAGCAAAACTGAAACTGCCGCTCGTCTTCGTGGACGAATTGAATGGATTCTTGCATCGGCTACCACACGGAATTTGCGAACTGGATTTAACCCTGCAGCGTGGCGAGGACACCTTGAAACCATTTTGCCAAAACCAACCAGAATCACTCCAGTAAAACATCACCCCGCCCTACCTTACAAAGAAATACCCAGTTTTATAGACACGCTACATGAAAGAGATGGTGTAGCGGCTCTAGCACTTGAGTTCTTAATTCTGAATGCCAATAGATCCGGGGAAGTTCTGAACGGATTAAGAAGCGAAGTAACCAACGAGGGCCTCTGGGTTATTCCAGCCAAAAGAATGAAAGCTAAACGAGAACATAGAGTCCCGCTTGGCAAACGCTCCTTAGAAATACTAGCTATGGCTAAGTACCTTGACCCCGATAGTAAATATCTGTTTTCAAAAAACTGCAAACCACTTTCTAATATGGCGATGGCAATGTTGGCTAGAAAGATTAAACCTTCAATTACGATTCATGGCTTTAGATCAAGCTTTCGAGACTGGGTATCTGAAGAAACAACCCATAGCCCAGAGGTTGCTGAAAAGGCTTTGGCACACGCTGTAGCCAATCAGGTTGAAGCTGCTTATAGACGTGGAGATCTCCTTGAGCATCGTAAGCGGCTTATGAAAGACTGGCAAGACTACTGCCTGACAGGTTTATGGGGCAATGTAGTTCAATTAGAACCTGAGCGTAAGGCAGCTTAA
- a CDS encoding AlpA family transcriptional regulator has protein sequence MHTSSKLKKGCMKMKMKELLNQSENQLLRINDVVKLTTLSKSTINLWEATSRFPKSISLSPTIKVWTLESINKWVESQGGGK, from the coding sequence ATGCATACATCTTCCAAATTAAAGAAAGGATGTATGAAGATGAAAATGAAAGAACTATTAAATCAATCAGAAAATCAGCTCTTGCGGATTAATGATGTTGTCAAATTAACCACACTCTCTAAATCCACAATCAACCTTTGGGAAGCGACCTCTCGATTTCCAAAATCCATATCTCTCTCACCAACCATAAAAGTTTGGACACTTGAAAGCATAAATAAATGGGTTGAGTCTCAGGGGGGCGGCAAATGA
- a CDS encoding ParB N-terminal domain-containing protein, whose product MTSAQKKWDLSHFPISQIKVAVENNYLYDPFAIANHDDQDLCNSIKESGIQEPLVLTDDFYLLSGHRRLASAKRLKLQTVPVRVISKSFEGLAKSERLKLLRLYNQQRDKSTGEKVREKMLELDKSSAYTNLLKRRVDLLSVSHGIRSNVSLGTIKKRARITTTLFLSAVMRVVKENEEYWPLTDRRIHYLLLNDPPLRHDKKPNSKYLNDKSSYKSLTNLLIRARLNGDIPIQAIEDGTRPIRLGGGFETLEQFALQETENYLAGYSRDLMQGQPYHFEIILEKNALRSIIESVAREFCIPVTTTRGYASLSPRFDLVQRFLKSGKPKLVLLMLTDFDPDGEQIAESFARSLRDDFGLRNVHPVKVALTAEDVKNNALPSDMDAKPSSPNYRKFISKYGVKAVELDAAPVELMKRSLREAIYSFLDMDEFIAQQELEEDEAVKIEAYRQVIFSQIGDFDWDDKRV is encoded by the coding sequence ATGACCTCAGCCCAAAAAAAATGGGACTTATCTCATTTTCCAATTAGCCAAATAAAGGTTGCCGTTGAGAACAACTATCTCTACGATCCCTTTGCAATAGCTAATCATGATGATCAAGATCTTTGTAACTCAATCAAGGAGTCTGGAATTCAGGAGCCATTGGTCTTAACAGATGATTTCTACCTACTGAGTGGTCACAGGCGCTTAGCTTCGGCAAAAAGACTTAAGCTCCAAACGGTTCCCGTGAGAGTTATATCCAAATCCTTTGAAGGACTTGCTAAATCAGAGCGGTTAAAACTATTAAGGCTTTATAACCAGCAAAGAGATAAATCTACTGGTGAAAAAGTTAGAGAAAAGATGCTAGAGCTTGATAAAAGCTCTGCGTATACGAATCTTTTAAAGCGAAGAGTAGATCTGCTTAGTGTTAGTCATGGAATTCGATCAAACGTGTCGTTGGGTACCATTAAAAAAAGGGCGAGAATCACAACAACTCTGTTCCTTAGTGCAGTAATGAGGGTTGTTAAAGAAAATGAGGAGTACTGGCCATTAACAGATAGGCGGATTCATTACCTCCTACTAAACGACCCTCCATTGAGACACGATAAAAAACCTAATTCTAAGTATCTCAATGACAAATCCTCATATAAATCCTTAACTAATTTATTGATTAGAGCAAGACTAAATGGTGACATTCCAATACAAGCAATTGAGGATGGAACTCGCCCAATAAGACTGGGAGGCGGATTTGAAACCCTTGAGCAATTCGCTCTTCAAGAAACTGAGAATTATCTCGCTGGATATAGCCGGGACTTAATGCAGGGTCAGCCCTACCATTTTGAAATTATTTTAGAGAAAAATGCACTCAGATCAATTATTGAATCCGTTGCAAGAGAATTTTGTATTCCAGTTACAACTACACGTGGATATGCCTCCCTATCTCCACGATTTGATCTAGTACAAAGATTCCTTAAATCAGGTAAGCCAAAGTTGGTTCTTTTGATGCTTACAGATTTTGATCCCGATGGAGAGCAAATTGCTGAGTCTTTTGCAAGATCCTTAAGGGATGATTTTGGCTTAAGAAATGTTCATCCGGTCAAGGTTGCATTAACGGCAGAAGACGTCAAGAATAATGCCCTACCAAGCGATATGGATGCAAAACCTTCAAGCCCAAATTATAGGAAGTTCATTTCAAAGTATGGGGTTAAAGCCGTTGAATTAGACGCAGCACCTGTAGAACTCATGAAGCGCAGTCTGAGGGAAGCGATCTATTCATTCCTTGATATGGATGAATTTATCGCCCAACAAGAGCTTGAGGAAGATGAAGCGGTAAAAATTGAAGCTTATCGTCAGGTGATTTTTTCCCAAATTGGTGATTTTGACTGGGATGACAAACGTGTTTGA
- a CDS encoding 2-hydroxyacid dehydrogenase yields the protein MSKLNVIQNSSLPAWLEENLAKHFNVYPLWSDTAPDQFLAEHGGEYQAVVSRAAVGVSEPLINKLPNLKVISSFGVGYDKVAVEVAKSRGIQVGYTPNVLNDCVADTAFGLLIDVARQMSASDRYARAGNWISSPYPMTTKVSGKKLGILGMGRIGQVIAKRASGFDMEIRYHNRKNNPDLPFQYESSLIELAKWCDFLVVASAGGVETNNLVSEEVLNALGPQGYLINIARGTVVDERALIRALKEKKIAGAGLDVYKDEPNIPEELFSLDNTVLLPHVASATNETRHAMAELVYENLINYLETGKVKVGVPGTVRE from the coding sequence ATGTCTAAATTAAATGTCATTCAAAACAGTTCTCTGCCTGCATGGTTGGAAGAGAATTTAGCCAAGCACTTTAATGTTTACCCCTTATGGAGTGACACTGCTCCAGATCAGTTCTTGGCTGAACACGGCGGTGAATATCAGGCCGTGGTTTCAAGGGCTGCCGTTGGCGTAAGTGAGCCCCTTATTAATAAACTCCCAAACTTAAAAGTGATTTCTAGTTTTGGGGTTGGGTATGACAAGGTAGCTGTTGAAGTCGCGAAAAGTAGAGGAATTCAGGTTGGGTACACACCTAATGTTCTCAATGATTGCGTGGCAGATACAGCATTTGGTTTGTTGATTGACGTTGCTAGACAGATGAGTGCCTCAGATCGATATGCTCGCGCAGGTAACTGGATAAGCAGTCCTTATCCAATGACTACAAAAGTTAGTGGTAAGAAATTGGGTATTCTGGGTATGGGTAGGATTGGCCAAGTAATTGCAAAAAGAGCTAGTGGATTTGATATGGAGATTCGCTATCACAATCGAAAAAATAATCCTGATCTGCCATTTCAATATGAATCGTCATTAATTGAGTTGGCAAAGTGGTGTGATTTCTTGGTTGTGGCTAGCGCTGGTGGTGTAGAAACCAATAATTTAGTCTCTGAAGAAGTCTTGAATGCTCTTGGACCTCAGGGTTATCTCATCAATATAGCTAGAGGGACCGTCGTGGATGAGCGGGCTCTTATACGAGCTTTAAAAGAGAAGAAAATTGCAGGTGCTGGCTTAGATGTTTATAAAGATGAACCAAATATTCCAGAAGAATTATTTAGTTTAGATAACACAGTCCTTTTGCCCCATGTCGCTAGTGCTACCAATGAAACCAGGCATGCAATGGCCGAATTGGTATATGAAAATCTTATAAATTATCTAGAAACTGGCAAGGTAAAGGTAGGGGTACCCGGCACAGTCAGGGAGTAG
- a CDS encoding tripartite tricarboxylate transporter substrate binding protein, giving the protein MFKMIGIIIALSAAVVCSSASMAQPSSEVYPNRSVTVVVPFPPGGGTDAGARLIAQKLSTKWGQSVIVENKAGASGMLGSEYVSRAKPDGYTLLIGNVGTLSINPSLYKKMPYDSEKAFSPISMIAELPYVLLVTPAFPATSTKELIAIAKSKPGKVSYASSGSGGGPHIAAEMFERAAGIELLHVPYKGGGPAAADVMAGHVDMYFATVLESIGSVKTGKLRGLAVSSLTKSPALPELPTIAEAALPGFDTSSWIGMVAPAGTPNAIVDQISNDIRGVLNDPEVKKTLIGQGATPLAMTPSVFKARIESDRQRYAKVIKDANIQIE; this is encoded by the coding sequence ATGTTTAAGATGATTGGCATCATTATTGCCTTGAGTGCAGCTGTTGTATGTTCAAGTGCATCAATGGCGCAGCCTAGTTCCGAGGTTTATCCCAATAGATCTGTAACGGTGGTAGTGCCATTTCCACCAGGCGGGGGTACTGATGCTGGTGCAAGGCTAATTGCCCAAAAGCTATCTACTAAATGGGGCCAATCCGTTATTGTTGAAAACAAGGCGGGCGCGTCTGGAATGTTGGGTTCTGAGTACGTCAGTAGAGCAAAGCCTGATGGCTATACGCTTTTAATTGGTAACGTAGGCACTTTATCTATCAATCCATCTTTATACAAAAAAATGCCTTATGACTCTGAAAAGGCATTTTCACCAATCAGTATGATTGCTGAACTTCCATATGTGCTGCTGGTAACCCCAGCTTTCCCAGCAACGAGTACAAAAGAACTAATCGCAATTGCAAAATCCAAGCCAGGGAAGGTGAGTTATGCCAGTTCTGGTAGTGGCGGCGGACCTCATATTGCTGCTGAGATGTTTGAAAGAGCCGCTGGAATTGAGTTACTTCATGTGCCGTACAAAGGTGGGGGCCCTGCAGCAGCCGATGTGATGGCTGGTCACGTAGATATGTATTTTGCAACTGTATTGGAGTCCATTGGATCAGTTAAGACTGGTAAATTACGCGGTCTAGCAGTGAGCTCATTAACAAAGTCACCAGCATTGCCAGAGTTGCCAACTATTGCAGAAGCAGCATTACCAGGATTTGATACAAGCTCATGGATTGGTATGGTTGCTCCAGCGGGAACACCAAACGCCATTGTTGATCAAATATCAAATGATATACGCGGTGTGCTCAATGATCCTGAGGTGAAGAAAACCCTCATTGGACAGGGTGCAACCCCGCTTGCTATGACACCATCAGTATTTAAAGCTCGTATTGAAAGCGATAGGCAGCGTTACGCTAAAGTGATTAAAGACGCTAATATTCAAATTGAGTGA
- a CDS encoding tripartite tricarboxylate transporter substrate binding protein has translation MFNQVKCLVALILSTMIGMSAFAQTNPAANYPNKPIRIIVPFPAGGTSDVLARLLGQKMGEAWGQTVIVENKPGASGNLGADIVAKATPDGYTLLLMDVGTLAISQSLYPNLTFNVDKDFAPITMVAYSPHLLVASNKMPFNSAPELISYAKKNPGKLNFASAAGSGSANHLAGVVFAKQAGIDWAYIPYKGGAQAITDLGAGQVDVTFNGMTGTYPHVKSGTIKLLAVSSAKRNSVIPNTPTVAETIPGFLTGSWQGILAPAGTPTPIVNKLNAEILRAMKLPEVREALKTAGADPYPMTPQEFDKWLNAEVLAWGKVIKDNNIKLD, from the coding sequence ATGTTCAATCAAGTGAAATGCCTCGTTGCACTCATTCTTTCTACGATGATTGGAATGTCTGCGTTTGCTCAAACTAATCCAGCAGCAAATTATCCTAATAAGCCTATCCGAATTATTGTGCCCTTTCCTGCTGGCGGAACATCCGATGTGTTGGCACGATTGCTTGGTCAGAAAATGGGTGAAGCCTGGGGTCAAACAGTCATCGTTGAAAATAAACCAGGTGCCAGTGGAAACTTGGGTGCCGATATAGTTGCTAAGGCAACTCCTGATGGCTATACCTTATTGCTCATGGATGTGGGCACACTGGCAATTAGTCAGTCTCTCTATCCAAATCTGACATTTAATGTCGATAAAGATTTTGCTCCCATAACAATGGTTGCATACTCTCCACATTTATTAGTGGCAAGCAATAAGATGCCATTTAACTCTGCTCCAGAGTTAATTTCCTATGCGAAAAAGAACCCAGGTAAGTTGAACTTTGCCTCTGCGGCGGGAAGCGGTAGTGCAAATCATTTGGCGGGCGTGGTATTTGCGAAGCAGGCAGGCATTGATTGGGCCTATATCCCCTATAAAGGCGGGGCACAAGCCATTACTGATTTGGGTGCAGGACAAGTCGACGTTACCTTTAACGGCATGACAGGCACTTATCCTCATGTAAAAAGTGGAACCATTAAGTTGCTAGCGGTTTCTAGTGCGAAGAGAAATTCAGTCATCCCAAATACCCCAACCGTTGCTGAGACGATTCCAGGATTTTTGACTGGCAGTTGGCAGGGCATCTTGGCGCCAGCGGGAACTCCCACACCTATTGTGAATAAACTCAATGCTGAAATATTAAGAGCAATGAAATTGCCTGAAGTGCGGGAAGCACTAAAGACAGCTGGTGCCGATCCATATCCAATGACTCCACAAGAATTTGACAAATGGCTAAATGCTGAAGTTTTGGCATGGGGCAAAGTAATTAAAGATAACAATATTAAGTTGGACTAA
- a CDS encoding aldehyde dehydrogenase (NADP(+)) — translation MTIAGNMIIGQDLVKGSKKAIYAVNPATGENLEPAYLGGSAQEVDRACALAEQAFDTYRETDLETRAKFLEQIAANLAANGPAIIERAGLESGLPKARLEGELGRTMNQLKLFAEEVRAGRWLGVKIDTAMPNRTPLPRSDIRLRHIPLGPVVVFGASNFPLAFSVAGGDTASALAAGCPVVVKGHSAHPGTSELVGQVIQAAVKSCGMPEGTFSLLFGSGADIGSALVADPRVKAVGFTGSRSGGVALMKIAAARSEPIPVYAEMSSINPVYLLPEALKNRADAIATGFVNSMLMGSGQFCTNPGLMIVKDAPELDAFISKVADLISVAQPGTMLTPGIHQAFESGVGKLKDNGNVQLLAQAQEVSGPNQCRARLFVTTAQAFLNDHALRDEVFGSNSLVIRCKTEEDIFAITNSLEGQLTATVLMDPSDNKAFIQKLMSILERKVGRILFNGYPTGVEVCHAMVHGGPFPATSDSRTTSVGTEAIWRFLRPVAYQDIPEDLLPSALKDDGWQVPKFINGK, via the coding sequence ATGACTATCGCAGGAAACATGATTATTGGACAAGATTTAGTTAAAGGTTCAAAAAAGGCCATTTACGCTGTCAATCCTGCAACAGGTGAAAATCTTGAGCCTGCTTATTTAGGCGGAAGTGCTCAAGAAGTTGATCGTGCTTGCGCATTGGCCGAACAAGCATTTGATACGTACCGTGAGACTGATCTTGAAACGCGTGCCAAGTTCTTAGAGCAGATCGCTGCTAATTTAGCTGCTAATGGACCAGCTATTATTGAGCGTGCTGGCTTGGAGTCAGGCCTACCAAAGGCTCGCTTAGAGGGTGAGCTTGGTCGCACGATGAATCAACTTAAACTCTTTGCTGAAGAGGTAAGAGCAGGTCGCTGGTTAGGCGTCAAGATTGACACTGCAATGCCTAATCGTACTCCGCTACCACGTTCCGATATTCGTTTGCGTCATATTCCCTTGGGGCCAGTGGTTGTTTTTGGGGCAAGTAATTTTCCATTAGCTTTTTCAGTGGCAGGTGGCGATACCGCTTCTGCATTAGCTGCAGGCTGCCCAGTAGTCGTTAAAGGCCATTCCGCGCATCCTGGAACTTCAGAGTTAGTTGGCCAAGTAATACAAGCTGCGGTGAAGTCATGCGGTATGCCAGAAGGCACCTTCTCCTTATTATTTGGTTCAGGAGCTGACATTGGTTCTGCTTTAGTAGCCGATCCTCGTGTAAAAGCTGTTGGCTTCACAGGCTCACGTTCTGGCGGCGTAGCTTTAATGAAGATTGCGGCTGCTCGCTCTGAACCCATTCCAGTCTACGCTGAGATGAGCAGCATTAATCCAGTGTATCTACTCCCAGAGGCTCTCAAGAATCGTGCTGATGCCATTGCAACTGGATTTGTGAATTCAATGTTGATGGGGTCCGGTCAGTTTTGCACTAATCCTGGACTAATGATTGTTAAAGATGCCCCTGAATTAGATGCATTTATTAGTAAAGTCGCCGACCTTATTTCGGTTGCTCAACCGGGCACGATGCTAACACCAGGCATTCATCAAGCCTTTGAGTCAGGAGTGGGAAAGCTAAAAGACAATGGTAATGTGCAGTTACTTGCGCAAGCCCAAGAAGTTAGTGGCCCAAATCAATGTCGTGCGCGTTTGTTTGTAACGACTGCGCAAGCATTCCTAAATGATCATGCCTTACGTGATGAAGTATTTGGCTCAAACTCATTAGTCATTCGATGCAAAACGGAAGAAGATATTTTCGCTATTACTAACAGTCTGGAAGGTCAGCTTACTGCTACCGTATTAATGGACCCAAGTGATAACAAGGCTTTTATACAAAAGCTCATGAGCATCTTGGAGCGCAAAGTAGGGCGTATTCTATTTAATGGCTATCCAACAGGGGTTGAAGTTTGTCATGCCATGGTACATGGTGGACCATTCCCCGCAACATCGGATAGTAGAACAACCTCAGTGGGTACAGAGGCTATCTGGCGCTTCTTAAGGCCAGTTGCATATCAAGATATTCCTGAAGATTTATTACCCAGCGCTCTGAAGGATGATGGCTGGCAGGTTCCAAAATTCATTAATGGTAAATAA
- the gudD gene encoding glucarate dehydratase, protein MNTPSTPIITSMQVIPVAGEDSMLMNLSGAHGPYFTRNIVILRDNAGNVGVGEVPGGQKIEDTLNRCSEIIVGSSIGAYKSSLNAVREKFANLDTGGRGLQTFDLRTTVHVVTALEAALLDLLGKHLGVPVAELLGDGKQRDSVEMLGYLFFVGDKSKTDLAYRSEKDSDDAWFRVRNEVAMTPEAVVRLAEASYEKYGFSDFKLKGGVLSGEAEVEAVTALAKIFPDARVTLDPNGGWLLKDAIRLMRDMHGILAYAEDPCGAEGVFSGREVMAEFRRATGLPTATNMVATDWREMRHSIQLQSVDIPLADPHFWTMAGSVRVAQMCHEWGLTWGSHSNNHFDISLAMFTHVAAAAPGKITAIDTHWIWQDGQRLTKEPFQIKGGHVQVPKKPGLGVELDMQEVEKAHRLYKEKALGARDDGIAMQFLIPNWKFNNKMPCMVR, encoded by the coding sequence ATGAATACACCCTCTACCCCCATCATTACAAGCATGCAAGTGATCCCTGTTGCAGGGGAAGACAGTATGCTGATGAACTTGAGCGGGGCGCATGGTCCGTATTTCACTCGTAATATTGTGATTCTTCGCGACAACGCAGGTAACGTCGGTGTTGGCGAGGTTCCGGGCGGACAAAAAATTGAAGACACTTTAAATAGGTGTTCAGAAATTATTGTCGGCTCATCTATTGGGGCATACAAATCCTCTTTAAATGCAGTGAGGGAAAAGTTCGCTAATCTCGATACGGGGGGTCGCGGTTTACAGACATTTGATCTGCGCACCACGGTACATGTTGTTACGGCTCTAGAGGCTGCATTACTGGATTTGCTCGGCAAGCATTTAGGTGTTCCTGTTGCCGAGCTGTTGGGTGATGGCAAACAACGCGATTCTGTTGAGATGCTTGGATACTTGTTCTTTGTAGGGGATAAATCTAAAACAGATCTTGCCTATCGCTCTGAAAAAGACTCTGATGATGCTTGGTTTAGGGTACGCAACGAAGTTGCAATGACTCCTGAAGCAGTGGTTCGTCTGGCTGAAGCTTCTTATGAGAAGTATGGCTTTAGTGACTTCAAGCTCAAAGGCGGAGTGTTGTCTGGAGAAGCGGAAGTTGAGGCTGTGACTGCGCTTGCAAAAATATTCCCAGATGCGCGAGTAACTTTAGATCCTAATGGCGGCTGGTTGCTAAAAGATGCAATTCGTTTAATGCGTGATATGCACGGCATATTGGCTTATGCGGAAGACCCATGTGGTGCGGAGGGGGTATTTTCAGGGCGTGAAGTGATGGCGGAGTTCCGTCGTGCTACTGGATTACCAACGGCAACCAATATGGTTGCTACGGATTGGCGTGAAATGCGGCACTCTATTCAATTGCAATCTGTGGACATACCGTTAGCTGACCCTCATTTTTGGACAATGGCCGGTTCAGTGCGTGTAGCTCAAATGTGCCACGAGTGGGGCTTAACTTGGGGTTCACATTCTAATAATCATTTTGATATTTCATTGGCGATGTTTACTCATGTTGCTGCTGCAGCTCCCGGCAAGATTACGGCTATTGATACACATTGGATTTGGCAGGATGGTCAACGTTTAACTAAAGAGCCATTTCAAATCAAAGGTGGACATGTTCAGGTTCCTAAAAAACCAGGCCTTGGTGTGGAGTTAGATATGCAAGAGGTAGAAAAAGCCCATCGCCTTTATAAAGAAAAAGCATTAGGCGCTCGCGATGATGGTATTGCAATGCAGTTCTTGATTCCAAACTGGAAATTCAATAACAAAATGCCTTGTATGGTTCGATAA